A part of Sugiyamaella lignohabitans strain CBS 10342 chromosome D, complete sequence genomic DNA contains:
- the IME4 gene encoding mRNA (N6-adenosine)-methyltransferase yields the protein MSSSSSSTIFSLNQALLYSPNTTINLSSYQNSIETPSSDIGSRIASHHLRSVSVTGSLDGEMSVNDNSLEEIVVSFLINHKPKLFPALPFGINVLLRTINQVHNCHISSDAFDNACLNLAMQIPSSFVVSKMCSQNASYSSKYQLEFYDPEMLILWSSSSLSTIFTRSSASSSGSSTLDCSISVIADHDTPNRNLNENIAYADNSKLYQTMLSLITNDDSYYAQMRQTLANLLSEPTQRNILYKEQILSASSTKPYVEICPYPKRNECLLQGRLDCLRKIHFEPVITSNTDVSIGDCSYLDTCFKGKGCKYVHYRITYPDTFQRGQARQPQEAKQNQGPLFHIAERDYSKPKVGQNISEKYLVLITRQIHKCLLTGLFRLLPSGFAAISGDLTSAFSVTLVSSLPTVSAIEPQTTDLDNQFNLTDFQLLGIYI from the coding sequence AtgtcatcttcgtcatcttcgacaATATTCTCACTAAACCAGGCTCTTTTGTATTCACCCAATACTACTATCAATCTCTCGTCATATCaaaactcaattgaaacACCGAGTTCTGACATTGGTTCTAGGATTGCTTCACATCACCTCAGATCGGTATCTGTGACAGGTTCTCTCGATGGTGAAATGAGTGTTAACGACAATTCGCTAGAGGAAATTGTGGTCTCCTTTCTTATCAATCATAAACCAAAACTATTCCCGGCTCTTCCATTTGGTATTAACGTCTTACTTCGAACCATCAATCAAGTTCACAATTGTCACATTTCTTCAGACGCTTTTGATAATGCTTGTTTGAATCTTGCAATGCAGATTCCATCTTCCTTTGTGGTGTCGAAAATGTGCTCTCAAAACGCCAGCTACTCGTCCAAATACCAGCTAGAATTTTATGATCCTGAAATGCTTATTTTGTggtcctcttcttctttatcCACTATTTTCACTCGCTCATCGGCTTCCTCATCAGGGTCTTCTACCTTGGACTGCTCGATATCAGTTATTGCAGATCATGACACCCCTAACCGCAATCTCAACGAGAATATTGCATATGCAGATAACTCTAAATTATATCAGACTATGCTTTCTCTCATTACAAATGACGACTCTTATTACGCACAAATGAGGCAGACTCTAGCCAATTTGCTATCTGAACCGACTCAGAGAAATATTCTCTACAAAGAACAGATTTTATCAGCTAGCTCCACTAAACCCTATGTTGAAATTTGCCCGTATCCTAAACGCAATGAGTGTTTACTGCAAGGCAGATTAGATTGTTTACGCAAGATCCATTTTGAGCCTGTTATCACTAGTAACACTGATGTCAGTATTGGAGATTGTTCTTATTTAGACACTTGCTTCAAAGGTAAAGGGTGCAAGTACGTCCACTATCGAATTACCTATCCAGATACCTTTCAAAGGGGTCAAGCCAGACAACCACAGGAAGCCAAACAAAACCAAGGACCACTGTTCCACATTGCCGAACGAGACTATTCAAAACCGAAGGTAGGTCAGAATATCTCAGAGAAATATCTTGTTTTAATTACTCGCCAAATACACAAGTGTTTACTAACTGGTCTCTTTAGACTTCTCCCCAGTGGATTTGCTGCGATATCAGGCGACTTGACCTCCGCATTCTCGGTAACTTTAGTGTCATCATTGCCGACCGTAAGTGCAATTGAACCACAAACCACAGACCTGGATAATCAATTTAATCTAACTGACTTCCAGCTCCTTGGGATATACATATGA
- the CUL3 gene encoding cullin CUL3 (Ubiquitin-protein ligase; forms a complex with Elc1p that polyubiquitylates monoubiquitylated RNA polymerase II to trigger its proteolysis; cullin family member with similarity to Cdc53p and human CUL3; GO_component: GO:0031463 - Cul3-RING ubiquitin ligase complex [Evidence IDA] [PMID 16675952]; GO_component: GO:0031463 - Cul3-RING ubiquitin ligase complex [Evidence IMP] [PMID 17296727]; GO_component: GO:0031461 - cullin-RING ubiquitin ligase complex [Evidence IEA]; GO_component: GO:0005737 - cytoplasm [Evidence IDA] [PMID 14562095]; GO_component: GO:0005634 - nucleus [Evidence IDA] [PMID 14562095]; GO_function: GO:0031625 - ubiquitin protein ligase binding [Evidence IEA]; GO_function: GO:0004842 - ubiquitin-protein transferase activity [Evidence IDA] [PMID 12676951]; GO_function: GO:0004842 - ubiquitin-protein transferase activity [Evidence IDA] [PMID 16675952]; GO_process: GO:0016567 - protein ubiquitination [Evidence IEA]; GO_process: GO:0042787 - protein ubiquitination involved in ubiquitin-dependent protein catabolic process [Evidence IMP] [PMID 17296727]; GO_process: GO:0006511 - ubiquitin-dependent protein catabolic process [Evidence IEA]; GO_process: GO:0006511 - ubiquitin-dependent protein catabolic process [Evidence IC] [PMID 12676951]; GO_process: GO:0006511 - ubiquitin-dependent protein catabolic process [Evidence ISS] [PMID 9531531]) gives MATRGGRARIRAPKKSLADEANFDVSWNEKLSPAIREIYDKNASKRSFEELYRTAYYLVLKKHGKRLYESTKQQIREHLENKVVGSLTRYIQDHGQNSGSGTSVAAGGDDNVDGTIRENGTELATTENATKTTPKGTLDLESVPVDFLKQVRRYWDDSCLCMKMTSDILMYLDRVYVQDAKVPLIYDAGLILFRDAVIFNQKLPVGSIIDNIIINEVINERNGQIIDRVAIKATVNMLESLRDSHNPLFTSPIRTAQNDGRPYDYLKNGTDGLIDLDSGFGSVYTGEFEPKFLASSEEYYSTTARNVLESTPDAHVYIQKVKFWLEEEAQRCNRYLSIHTLDKVITLIEDVLITQRISEVLELPTTGLVSWIENEQYEDLSLAYQLVGRVDKTYKCICELVKKDLLIAGREANNVAIRSSEEAKASKGRPKEKQDAANPASGAAGAGATATLNPTTIAINWVEQVIRLKDKYDKILIQCFENQQNIRIANEESFILFVNENPKVAEFLSLFIDENLKRTIKGKSDEEIEDTLEKAITLFRYIADKDLFETYYKVHLAKRLLNGKSVSDEVERNMIGKIKREVGTAFTSKLEGMFKDMRISKDINNEFKAAQSQLQQSDSGNKGLADIQVNVLTSTFWPSGIVNTQAKFVLPPVVDEAKQRFEKFYLGRHTGRVLAWNMSMGTADIKARFKKRTHEINLSTVAMVVLMLFNELPEGHYLTYEDIQNTTGIATSELTRHLQSIAVAPRTRLLRKEPMSRDVKPTDKFYFNDKFESPMARIKVLAVSAKSKAENDSERKETLDRVDQSRKYETDAAIVRIMKSRRTLEHVQLIADATRQLSSRFKPDPILIKQRIDALLEREYLERDPERRNVYNYLA, from the coding sequence ATGGCTACACGTGGAGGTAGAGCTCGGATCAGAGCGCCCAAGAAGAGTTTGGCAGACGAGGCCAATTTCGATGTGTCGTGGAATGAGAAGCTGTCGCCTGCTATTAGAGAGATTTATGACAAGAATGCGTCGAAACGATCCTTTGAAGAGCTGTATCGAACTGCCTACTACCTGGTGCTCAAAAAACATGGCAAGAGGCTATATGAATCGACGAAGCAACAGATTAGGGAACATTTAGAGAATAAGGTGGTCGGGTCACTGACGCGGTATATTCAAGATCATGGCCAGAATAGTGGGTCTGGCACCTCTGTAGCTGCAGGAGGTGACGATAATGTCGATGGTACAATACGCGAAAATGGCACGGAATTGGCAACTACAGAAAATGCAACTAAAACGACGCCCAAAGGAACCCTGGACTTGGAATCAGTGCCTGTGGACTTTTTGAAGCAGGTGCGACGATACTGGGACGACAGCTGTCTGTGTATGAAAATGACGAGTGATATTCTCATGTATTTAGATCGTGTATATGTTCAGGACGCAAAAGTGCCGCTGATCTATGATGCTGGTCTTATACTGTTTAGAGATGCAGTAATATTCAATCAAAAACTGCCAGTGGGTTCGATTATCGACAACATCATTATAAACGAAGTGATAAATGAGCGGAATGGCCAGATCATTGACAGAGTAGCTATCAAGGCAACGGTCAATATGCTGGAATCTTTACGAGATTCTCATAATCCCCTATTTACAAGCCCTATTAGGACAGCTCAGAATGACGGACGGCCTTATGATTATCTGAAAAATGGCACTGATGGGCTAATAGATCTCGATTCTGGCTTCGGTAGTGTATATACAGGCGAGTTTGAGCCCAAATTCTTAGCCTCATCTGAAGAATATTACTCTACTACAGCTAGAAATGTACTGGAATCAACCCCGGATGCCCATGTATATATTCAAAAGGTGAAGTTTTGGCTCGAGGAAGAAGCTCAGAGATGTAACCGATACTTGTCGATCCACACTCTTGACAAAGTGATAACTCTCATAGAGGATGTGTTGATTACGCAACGTATCTCGGAAGTACTGGAACTACCGACAACTGGACTCGTGAGTTGGATCGAAAACGAGCAGTATGAAGATCTGTCTCTTGCTTATCAGCTGGTGGGCCGTGTGGACAAGACTTACAAATGCATCTGTGAGCTAGTGAAAAAGGACCTATTAATCGCAGGAAGGGAGGCCAATAACGTAGCCATTCGATCCAGCGAAGAGGCTAAAGCGAGCAAAGGACGACCCAAGGAGAAACAGGACGCTGCAAACCCAGCTtctggagcagcaggagcaggagctactgCCACTCTGAATCCGACTACTATTGCGATTAACTGGGTTGAACAAGTGATTCGACTAAAGGATAAATACGACAAAATTTTAATTCAATGTTTCGAGAATCAGCAGAACATCCGAATTGCTAATGAGGAGTCgttcattttgtttgttaATGAAAATCCAAAGGTAGCGGAATTCCTATCTCTATTTATTGACGAGAATCTTAAACGAACCATTAAAGGTAAATCCGAtgaagagattgaagaTACTCTGGAAAAGGCAATCACGCTTTTTAGATATATTGCCGACAAGGACCTGTTTGAGACATACTATAAGGTGCATCTTGCTAAGCGACTGCTGAATGGCAAGTCGGTATCTGATGAGGTCGAAAGGAATATGATAGGAAAGATCAAACGTGAAGTTGGAACTGCGTTTACATCCAAGCTTGAAGGAATGTTTAAAGACATGCGTATTTCCAAGGATATCAATAATGAATTCAAGGCTGCTCAATCACAATTGCAGCAATCAGACTCTGGAAACAAGGGTCTAGCGGATATCCAAGTAAACGTTTTGACATCGACGTTTTGGCCCAGTGGTATTGTAAATACACAAGCCAAGTTCGTATTACCTCCCGTTGTCGACGAGGCCAAGCAGCGGTTCGAGAAGTTCTATCTTGGACGGCATACTGGTAGGGTCCTAGCCTGGAACATGTCCATGGGTACAGCAGATATCAAGGCTCGTTTCAAGAAGCGTACACATGAAATCAATCTGTCGACTGTTGCCATGGTGGTTCTGATGTTATTCAACGAACTGCCGGAGGGACATTACCTCACCTATGAAGATATTCAGAATACGACAGGCATTGCAACCAGCGAGCTAACGAGACACCTGCAGTCGATTGCTGTAGCACCTCGTACGAGACTTCTTCGTAAGGAGCCAATGTCTCGAGACGTGAAACCGACTGATAAATTCTACTTCAACGATAAATTCGAGTCACCCATGGCACGAATCAAAGTACTCGCAGTGTCAGCAAAGAGCAAAGCCGAGAACGATTCTGAACGCAAAGAGACACTTGACAGAGTAGACCAGTCTCGAAAGTACGAAACAGATGCTGCAATTGTACGTATCATGAAATCGCGACGAACACTCGAGCACGTCCAGCTCATTGCCGATGCGACCCGCCAGCTCTCCAGCAGGTTCAAACCAGACCCCATTCTCATCAAACAACGAATTGATGCACTGCTGGAAAGAGAATATCTCGAACGAGACCCCGAGCGACGTAATGTATATAACTATCTCGCGTAA
- the RPS17B gene encoding ribosomal 40S subunit protein S17B (Ribosomal protein 51 (rp51) of the small (40s) subunit; homologous to mammalian ribosomal protein S17, no bacterial homolog; RPS17B has a paralog, RPS17A, that arose from the whole genome duplication; protein abundance increases in response to DNA replication stress; GO_component: GO:0005737 - cytoplasm [Evidence IEA,IEA]; GO_component: GO:0022627 - cytosolic small ribosomal subunit [Evidence IBA]; GO_component: GO:0022627 - cytosolic small ribosomal subunit [Evidence NAS] [PMID 9559554]; GO_component: GO:0005622 - intracellular [Evidence IEA]; GO_component: GO:0030529 - ribonucleoprotein complex [Evidence IEA]; GO_component: GO:0005840 - ribosome [Evidence IEA,IEA]; GO_function: GO:0003735 - structural constituent of ribosome [Evidence IEA]; GO_function: GO:0003735 - structural constituent of ribosome [Evidence NAS] [PMID 9559554]; GO_process: GO:0002181 - cytoplasmic translation [Evidence NAS] [PMID 9559554]; GO_process: GO:0000028 - ribosomal small subunit assembly [Evidence IMP] [PMID 3915776]; GO_process: GO:0006412 - translation [Evidence IEA]; GO_process: GO:0006414 - translational elongation [Evidence IBA]) → MGRVRTKTVKRAAKQIIEGYYPKLTLDFETNKRLADEIAFIPSKRLRNKIAGYTTHLMKRIQKGPVRGISFKLQEEERERRDQYVPEVSALDVSQTENGLEVDADTANLLKTLGFAKLPVSVVHVSQQAPERRFRKRN, encoded by the coding sequence atgggTCGTGTTAGAACTAAGACTGTCAAGCGTGCTGCTAAGCAAATCATTGAGGGTTACTACCCCAAGCTCACCCTCGACTTCGAGACCAACAAGCGTCTTGCTGACGAAATTGCATTCATTCCTTCTAAGCGTCTTAGAAACAAGATTGCCGGTTACACCACCCACTTGATGAAGCGTATCCAAAAGGGTCCTGTCAGAGGTATCTCTTTCAAGctccaagaagaagagcgtGAGAGAAGAGATCAATACGTTCCTGAGGTTTCCGCCCTTGATGTCTCTCAAACCGAAAACGGCCTTGAAGTCGACGCCGACACCGCCAACCTCCTCAAGACTTTGGGTTTCGCCAAGCTCCCTGTCTCTGTTGTCCACGTTTCTCAACAAGCTCCCGAGCGTAGATTCCGCAAGAGAAACTAA
- the ADA2 gene encoding chromatin-binding transcription regulator ADA2 — protein sequence MIVEQHAYPIFDDDWGADEELLLLEGAELQGLGNWQDISDHIGGRSREEVDEHYNKVYLQSATYPLPEMNKKFNISPAEFAEKKRQRLEDRRKNAPALPIPKQKPTASVPACHEVQGYMPGRLEFEQETENEAEMSVKDMVFDPEEPSQEVNFKLTILDIYNSRLTTRAERKRSILAHGLLDYRKNAGIEKKRTKEERDLVNKLKPFARMMTRKDYEMLTDSMLTELRCRRRIAELQEYRRNGIRTLEAAAKYERDKVTRINALNRAGIILGGGMTPSSNSTILNNSNIINGTSLTRNSLGSKPGTPGPLNSTSSIDSTSTVNDSTSSTNGSSNVNNTAVSVMSPLGYKFSPSVFTNISESERSSPFGSLSLPGTSSSTALNGGSGSGLGSTGGSVTPTATTNGTTLKIRKSISMTTPPLDISQAADVELLSPQEQLLCSQLRILPKPYLAIKETLFRELVRTGGILKRKTARELIKIDAAKTGRIYEFFQSQNWLS from the coding sequence ATGATTGTGGAGCAGCATGCGTACCCTATTTTCGACGATGATTGGGGtgctgatgaagagctgctgctgctagaagGAGCAGAGCTCCAGGGTCTTGGTAATTGGCAAGATATCAGCGACCATATTGGAGGAAGATCTAGAGAAGAGGTGGATGAGCATTATAATAAAGTGTATCTACAGAGTGCAACATATCCATTGCCAGAAATGAACAAGAAGTTCAATATTAGTCCAGCGGAATTCGCAGAAAAGAAGCGTCAGCGGTTAGAAGACCGACGAAAGAATGCACCAGCTCTGCCAATTCCAAAACAAAAGCCCACAGCGTCGGTTCCTGCATGCCACGAAGTACAAGGTTACATGCCAGGACGTCTGGAgtttgaacaagaaacagaaaacgAGGCGGAAATGAGTGTCAAGGATATGGTATTTGATCCGGAAGAACCGTCACAGGAAGTCAATTTCAAACTGACTATTTTGGATATTTATAACTCGCGGTTGACGACTCGTGCCGAACGCAAACGAAGCATCCTAGCCCATGGATTACTTGATTACCGCAAGAATGCTGGTATTGAGAAAAAACGAACTAAAGAGGAGCGTGATCTGGTTAATAAACTGAAACCGTTTGCACGAATGATGACTAGAAAGGATTATGAGATGCTGACCGATTCAATGCTCACGGAACTGAGGTGTCGACGCCGGATTGCCGAGTTACAAGAATACCGACGCAACGGTATTCGCACactagaagcagcagccaagTATGAACGTGACAAGGTGACAAGAATCAATGCTCTCAACAGAGCAGGTATCATACTCGGTGGAGGAATGACTCCGTCGAGCAATAGCACTATTTTGAACAACAGTAATATCATAAATGGAACCAGTTTGACCCGTAATTCACTGGGCTCTAAACCTGGTACTCCCGGGCCTCTAAACAGCACTAGTTCTATCGACAGTACTAGTACTGTTAAcgacagcaccagcagtactaatggcagcagcaatgtCAACAACACTGCTGTTAGTGTCATGTCCCCTCTTGGATACAAGTTCTCTCCGTCTGTATTCACCAATATTTCTGAATCCGAACGGTCGAGTCCATTTGGCAGTCTGTCGTTGCCAGGAACCTCGTCCTCTACCGCTCTTAAcggtggcagtggcagcgGTTTAGGCAGCACCGGCGGTTCGGTCACTCCCACAGCCACCACCAATGGAACGACCCTGAAGATTCGCAAGTCCATCAGCATGACCACACCTCCACTAGACATCTCGCAGGCAGCAGACGTGGAACTCCTATCACCACAAGAACAACTTCTCTGCTCGCAGCTCCGCATTCTCCCCAAACCATACCTCGCAATCAAAGAAACATTATTCCGCGAGCTGGTACGCACAGGAGGTATCCTCAAACGCAAAACAGCCCGCGAGCTTATCAAAATCGACGCCGCAAAAACTGGCCGTATCTACGAGTTCTTCCAGAGCCAGAACTGGCTGTCCTAG
- the UTP6 gene encoding Utp6p (Nucleolar protein; component of the small subunit (SSU) processome containing the U3 snoRNA that is involved in processing of pre-18S rRNA; GO_component: GO:0030686 - 90S preribosome [Evidence IDA] [PMID 12150911]; GO_component: GO:0034388 - Pwp2p-containing subcomplex of 90S preribosome [Evidence IDA] [PMID 15231838]; GO_component: GO:0034388 - Pwp2p-containing subcomplex of 90S preribosome [Evidence IDA] [PMID 17515605]; GO_component: GO:0005622 - intracellular [Evidence IEA]; GO_component: GO:0005730 - nucleolus [Evidence IEA]; GO_component: GO:0005730 - nucleolus [Evidence IDA] [PMID 12068309]; GO_component: GO:0005730 - nucleolus [Evidence IDA] [PMID 12150911]; GO_component: GO:0005634 - nucleus [Evidence IEA]; GO_component: GO:0030529 - ribonucleoprotein complex [Evidence IEA]; GO_component: GO:0032040 - small-subunit processome [Evidence IDA] [PMID 12068309]; GO_function: GO:0030515 - snoRNA binding [Evidence IPI] [PMID 12068309]; GO_process: GO:0006396 - RNA processing [Evidence IEA]; GO_process: GO:0000480 - endonucleolytic cleavage in 5'-ETS of tricistronic rRNA transcript (SSU-rRNA, 5.8S rRNA, LSU-rRNA) [Evidence IMP] [PMID 15489292]; GO_process: GO:0000447 - endonucleolytic cleavage in ITS1 to separate SSU-rRNA from 5.8S rRNA and LSU-rRNA from tricistronic rRNA transcript (SSU-rRNA, 5.8S rRNA, LSU-rRNA) [Evidence IMP] [PMID 15489292]; GO_process: GO:0000472 - endonucleolytic cleavage to generate mature 5'-end of SSU-rRNA from (SSU-rRNA, 5.8S rRNA, LSU-rRNA) [Evidence IMP] [PMID 15489292]; GO_process: GO:0000462 - maturation of SSU-rRNA from tricistronic rRNA transcript (SSU-rRNA, 5.8S rRNA, LSU-rRNA) [Evidence IMP] [PMID 12068309]; GO_process: GO:0006364 - rRNA processing [Evidence IEA]; GO_process: GO:0042254 - ribosome biogenesis [Evidence IEA]) yields the protein MSDKVRFYLEQSVAELEDLRKKELFTKQELAVIMRKRTDHEHRISGRTVKPRDFLKYAEYEINVERLRKKRVKRLGNKDVGGKSGISDWAGPRRIMFIFDRSTKRFPGEIQLWLQYLEYAKQQKAIHVINKIFTTMLQLHPTKPKLWILAAKHESDENASMKAARYILQRSLRFNYDSELLWYEYIKLELIYVSKILARRKLLGLDLDTEEQQAQKEQDEEDEESEAHIELPDIKEQVKDDLKALPEADMSMLGNPQTNPALRGDVALAIYDASMERAKTVDAKYDFSLKIIELFDSFIDLDRAHLSKHVIDYLSHTQASPKTLFLSTTLPVRYVSHDDPTFPDMIKLMITKYNKSLSLEEKTPELKQHLREFLTSKYLEPTLEPALDQNIRLVLQSFTKKL from the coding sequence ATGTCGGACAAAGTTCGATTTTACTTAGAGCAGTCAGTTGCTGAGCTGGAAGACCTTCGTAAGAAGGAGCTTTTTACGAAACAGGAACTAGCGGTGATTATGAGAAAGAGAACCGACCATGAACACAGAATTAGTGGCCGAACAGTCAAACCTCGAGATTTTCTAAAATACGCTGAATATGAAATCAACGTCGAAAGACTAAGAAAGAAGCGTGTAAAGAGATTAGGAAACAAAGACGTTGGAGGCAAATCAGGAATCTCTGACTGGGCTGGTCCTAGACGAATCATGTTTATTTTCGACAGATCTACCAAAAGATTTCCAGGAGAAATTCAACTATGGCTACAGTATCTTGAATATGCTAAGCAACAAAAGGCCATCCACgttatcaacaaaatcttcACCACAATGCTGCAACTTCACCCTACGAAACCAAAGCTTTGGATTCTGGCTGCCAAGCACGAATCCGACGAGAATGCATCAATGAAAGCTGCCAGATATATCTTACAGCGATCACTACGATTTAATTACGATTCCGAATTACTGTGGTACGAGTATATCAAGCTGGAACTTATTTATGTCAGTAAGATTTTGGCTCGTAGAAAGCTCTTAGGATTGGACCTTGACACTGAGGAACAACAAGCCCAGAAAGAGcaagacgaagaagacgaagaaagCGAGGCTCATATTGAATTACCAGATATCAAAGAACAGGTCAAAGACGACTTGAAAGCGTTACCAGAGGCTGACATGTCGATGCTCGGTAACCCACAAACGAACCCAGCACTTCGTGGAGACGTTGCACTGGCTATCTACGATGCCTCTATGGAGCGAGCCAAGACAGTGGATGCCAAGTACGATTTCtctttgaaaataattgaACTCTTCGACTCATTTATAGATCTCGACCGAGCACATCTTTCCAAGCATGTCATCGACTACCTCAGCCATACTCAGGCCAGTCCCAAGACGCTGTTCCTATCCACCACGCTCCCTGTCCGTTATGTGTCGCACGACGATCCAACATTCCCAGACATGATTAAACTCATGATCACTAAATACAATAAGTCGTTGTCCTTGGAAGAGAAAACCCCCGAACTCAAGCAGCATCTGCGAGAATTCCTCACCTCGAAGTACCTCGAGCCTACCTTGGAGCCAGCCCTCGACCAGAACATCCGTCTTGTCCTCCAAAGCTTTACCAAAAAGTTGTAA